Proteins from a genomic interval of Zingiber officinale cultivar Zhangliang chromosome 1B, Zo_v1.1, whole genome shotgun sequence:
- the LOC122055556 gene encoding TOM1-like protein 1 isoform X2 → MSDNLMDKVSAFGERLKIGGAEVSRKMKDSMSSMSFKMKEIFQGQNQAEKIVEEATSENLEGPDWSSNLEICDMINSEKFNSIDFIRGIKKRIMLKDPRVQYLALVLLETCVKNCEKAFSEVAAERILDEMVKLIDDPQTVVNNRNKALIMIEAWGESGDELRYLPVYEETYKSLKSRGIRFPGRDSESLAPIFTPPRSVTETEAENEAYDSLSQHTYDGVPTFSFTAEQIKETFDVARNSLELLSTVLSSLPHQEALQDDLTKTLFLQCQQSQYTVQRIIETAADNEVVLFEALNVNDELQKVLSKYEELKKPPLVQSEPEPAMIPVAVEPEDSPRVSREDVLVRKPAGSRTKSSGDDDILNDLDEMIFGTKGGSTSEDQDSKRKHQQQKDDLITF, encoded by the exons ATGAGTGACAATTTGATGGATAAAGTCAGTGCCTTTGGTGAGCGTCTAAAAATTGGGGGTGCTGAGGTGAGCAGGAAAATGAAAGACAGCATGAGCTCCATGAGTTTCAAGATGAAGGAAATATTTCAAGGTCAGAACCAAGCTGAGAAGATTGTGGAGGAAGCGACATCAGAGAATCTAGAGGGTCCTGACTGGTCTTCTAACCTTGAGATATGTGACATGATTAATAGTGAAAAGTTCAACAGTATTGATTTTATCCGCGGCATAAAGAAACGGATCATGTTGAAGGATCCTAGGGTCCAATATCTTGCTTTAGTTCTTCTTGAGACCTGTGTAAAAAACTGTGAGAAGGCTTTCTCTGAGGTTGCCGCAGAACGAATCCTTGATGAGATGGTCAAACTTATTGATGATCCTCAGACTGTTGTAAATAACAGGAATAAGGCTCTTATCATGATTGAAGCATGGGGAgagtctggtgatgagctccGATATTTACCAGTATATGAGGAAACCTATAAG AGCTTGAAATCTAGAGGCATTCGTTTTCCAGGACGAGATAGTGAAAGTTTAGCTCCAATTTTTACACCACCACGTTCAGTTACGGAGACTGAAGCGGAGAATGAAGCGTATGATAGTTTATCTCAACATACTTATGATGGTGTACCCACATTTAGTTTTACAGCTGAACAGATAAAGGAAACATTTGATGTTGCTCGCAACAGTCTTGAACTTCTGTCAACAGTTCTCTCCTCCTTGCCTCATCAAGAAGCTCTTCAG GATGATTTGACAAAGACCCTCTTCCTACAATGCCAACAAAGCCAATACACTGTCCAGAGAATCATTGAGACTGCAGCTGACAATGAAGTAGTTCTATTTGAGGCCTTGAATGTGAACGATGAGCTTCAGAAGGTCCTCTCCAAGTATGAAGAGCTGAAGAAGCCTCCGTTGGTACAGTCTGAACCTGAACCTGCAATGATACCAGTTGCTGTGGAACCTGAAGATTCTCCTCGGGTCAGTAGAGAAGATGTTCTCGTCAGAAAACCTGCTGGTTCGAGGACCAAGTCTAGCGGCGACGATGACATCCTGAACGACCTTGATGAGATGATTTTTGGCACCAAGGGAGGCAGCACATCTGAGGATCAAGATTCAAAAAGGAAGCATCAGCAACAAAAGGATGATCTGATCACCTTCTAA
- the LOC122055556 gene encoding TOM1-like protein 1 isoform X1, with protein MELGATKMSDNLMDKVSAFGERLKIGGAEVSRKMKDSMSSMSFKMKEIFQGQNQAEKIVEEATSENLEGPDWSSNLEICDMINSEKFNSIDFIRGIKKRIMLKDPRVQYLALVLLETCVKNCEKAFSEVAAERILDEMVKLIDDPQTVVNNRNKALIMIEAWGESGDELRYLPVYEETYKSLKSRGIRFPGRDSESLAPIFTPPRSVTETEAENEAYDSLSQHTYDGVPTFSFTAEQIKETFDVARNSLELLSTVLSSLPHQEALQDDLTKTLFLQCQQSQYTVQRIIETAADNEVVLFEALNVNDELQKVLSKYEELKKPPLVQSEPEPAMIPVAVEPEDSPRVSREDVLVRKPAGSRTKSSGDDDILNDLDEMIFGTKGGSTSEDQDSKRKHQQQKDDLITF; from the exons ATGGAG CTTGGAGCAACGAAAATGAGTGACAATTTGATGGATAAAGTCAGTGCCTTTGGTGAGCGTCTAAAAATTGGGGGTGCTGAGGTGAGCAGGAAAATGAAAGACAGCATGAGCTCCATGAGTTTCAAGATGAAGGAAATATTTCAAGGTCAGAACCAAGCTGAGAAGATTGTGGAGGAAGCGACATCAGAGAATCTAGAGGGTCCTGACTGGTCTTCTAACCTTGAGATATGTGACATGATTAATAGTGAAAAGTTCAACAGTATTGATTTTATCCGCGGCATAAAGAAACGGATCATGTTGAAGGATCCTAGGGTCCAATATCTTGCTTTAGTTCTTCTTGAGACCTGTGTAAAAAACTGTGAGAAGGCTTTCTCTGAGGTTGCCGCAGAACGAATCCTTGATGAGATGGTCAAACTTATTGATGATCCTCAGACTGTTGTAAATAACAGGAATAAGGCTCTTATCATGATTGAAGCATGGGGAgagtctggtgatgagctccGATATTTACCAGTATATGAGGAAACCTATAAG AGCTTGAAATCTAGAGGCATTCGTTTTCCAGGACGAGATAGTGAAAGTTTAGCTCCAATTTTTACACCACCACGTTCAGTTACGGAGACTGAAGCGGAGAATGAAGCGTATGATAGTTTATCTCAACATACTTATGATGGTGTACCCACATTTAGTTTTACAGCTGAACAGATAAAGGAAACATTTGATGTTGCTCGCAACAGTCTTGAACTTCTGTCAACAGTTCTCTCCTCCTTGCCTCATCAAGAAGCTCTTCAG GATGATTTGACAAAGACCCTCTTCCTACAATGCCAACAAAGCCAATACACTGTCCAGAGAATCATTGAGACTGCAGCTGACAATGAAGTAGTTCTATTTGAGGCCTTGAATGTGAACGATGAGCTTCAGAAGGTCCTCTCCAAGTATGAAGAGCTGAAGAAGCCTCCGTTGGTACAGTCTGAACCTGAACCTGCAATGATACCAGTTGCTGTGGAACCTGAAGATTCTCCTCGGGTCAGTAGAGAAGATGTTCTCGTCAGAAAACCTGCTGGTTCGAGGACCAAGTCTAGCGGCGACGATGACATCCTGAACGACCTTGATGAGATGATTTTTGGCACCAAGGGAGGCAGCACATCTGAGGATCAAGATTCAAAAAGGAAGCATCAGCAACAAAAGGATGATCTGATCACCTTCTAA